A genomic window from Sulfurimonas sp. hsl 1-7 includes:
- the fliD gene encoding flagellar filament capping protein FliD, producing MAISSLGLGSGVLTMDVLDQLKAADEAARINPLERQLLTIQDKQAEFNVLDATMTNLFDSIWELKSPTLYDGRSTSVSGTSVEVTASANSDIQSFTLNVLSLATTQIEQSGSFTSATTAGLVATAAGSMNLNVNGTDYTINYDQTMTLDDIKAEINNVAGADVNATVVQVASGDFRLFLNSVNTGTTQDITITDTTGNLAGTQLTTGMTAVQTGSDAQFEFNGQLVTRTSNNVTDLITGYDITLKEVGSSTVDVTQNRDEIMMRIDSFVEKYNSAMTYLNKVTKNSIESDERGLFSSDSTIRNMQNAIRNAMDTIGGGVSNLYEYGFDIDKDGKLTVDKTVLNDKLDTNAGNVEVFFSGGNYDNGDGTTTAIDGAFTELYNVVETYTGLGKSLDNLKTSISDSISSLEERKATAIERLNNKYDTMAQQWGAYDSLIARFTSSANAFIMMVNAQSASSSN from the coding sequence ATGGCAATTAGTTCATTAGGTTTAGGATCGGGTGTTTTAACGATGGATGTACTAGACCAACTAAAAGCTGCAGATGAAGCTGCAAGGATTAATCCGCTAGAAAGACAATTATTAACTATACAAGATAAACAAGCTGAATTCAATGTTCTAGATGCGACGATGACAAACTTATTCGATAGTATTTGGGAACTAAAATCACCAACTCTGTATGACGGGCGTTCTACAAGTGTTAGTGGTACATCAGTAGAGGTAACGGCTTCTGCAAACAGTGATATTCAAAGTTTTACGTTAAATGTTCTCTCATTAGCTACAACTCAGATTGAGCAGTCTGGTTCATTTACGAGTGCAACAACTGCAGGTCTTGTAGCAACTGCTGCAGGGAGTATGAATTTAAATGTAAACGGGACTGATTATACAATCAACTATGATCAAACAATGACTTTAGATGATATAAAAGCAGAGATCAATAACGTTGCAGGAGCAGATGTAAACGCGACAGTTGTACAGGTTGCAAGCGGTGACTTCCGTTTATTTTTAAACTCTGTAAATACGGGAACTACTCAAGATATTACTATAACAGATACAACGGGAAATCTTGCAGGGACACAGTTAACTACAGGTATGACAGCTGTACAAACAGGGAGTGATGCGCAGTTTGAGTTTAACGGACAATTGGTAACAAGAACTTCAAATAATGTAACTGACCTTATAACAGGTTACGATATCACTTTAAAAGAGGTTGGCAGTTCAACGGTAGACGTTACGCAAAATCGTGATGAGATTATGATGAGAATTGATAGTTTTGTAGAAAAGTATAATTCTGCGATGACTTATTTAAACAAGGTAACAAAAAATAGTATAGAATCAGATGAACGTGGTCTTTTCTCTTCTGATAGTACTATTAGAAATATGCAAAATGCGATTAGAAATGCAATGGATACTATCGGGGGTGGTGTTAGTAACCTTTATGAATATGGTTTTGATATCGATAAAGACGGAAAATTAACAGTTGATAAAACGGTATTGAATGACAAACTTGATACAAATGCAGGTAATGTAGAGGTCTTTTTCTCGGGTGGTAACTATGATAACGGTGATGGTACAACAACGGCGATCGATGGAGCATTTACTGAGTTATATAATGTAGTGGAAACTTATACAGGTCTTGGGAAAAGCTTAGATAATCTAAAAACGAGTATCAGTGACTCTATCTCATCTTTAGAAGAGAGAAAAGCTACTGCAATTGAAAGATTGAATAATAAGTATGACACAATGGCTCAGCAATGGGGTGCTTACGATTCTCTTATAGCAAGATTTACGAGTTCTGCGAATGCATTTATTATGATGGTAAATGCGCAAAGTGCTTCAAGTAGTAACTAA
- a CDS encoding HupE/UreJ family protein: protein MPLFRIVFLLTLFSVFSQAHQTGLSFIDLKKNSDATIDVVYKKPLSDTRDEDITINYPSRCIQDTPTLKKIENGFILRKYQLNCGENGLKQSRIWVEGLVSSDRGVVVRYESDDTIYKSLLRATTPFMEFNKQSSKLKLFMEYLQLGILHILTGFDHLSFVMGLLILSVSLRKLLYTISAFTLSHSITLVFGILGTATINIAYVEAMIALSILFLAKEIMLKRQTFTKRHLGIVAFLFGLIHGFGFSSNLSQIGLPHNEIPLSLFSFNLGIELGQIIFILLAALLLKIVHKFISEKRIDIAVAYTIGSVSSFWLLERIPF from the coding sequence ATGCCTTTATTTCGTATAGTTTTTCTTCTGACTCTTTTCTCTGTTTTTTCACAAGCACACCAGACGGGGCTATCGTTTATCGATCTTAAAAAAAACAGTGATGCCACAATAGATGTAGTGTATAAAAAACCCCTTTCAGATACAAGGGATGAAGATATCACGATCAACTACCCTTCACGATGCATTCAGGACACGCCCACTCTAAAAAAAATAGAAAACGGCTTTATTCTCAGAAAATATCAACTTAACTGTGGAGAAAACGGTTTAAAACAGAGTAGAATCTGGGTAGAGGGTCTTGTTTCAAGTGATCGGGGTGTAGTTGTACGTTATGAGAGTGATGATACTATCTATAAATCTCTGCTAAGAGCTACTACACCTTTTATGGAGTTCAACAAACAAAGCTCAAAACTAAAACTTTTTATGGAGTATCTCCAATTAGGAATTTTACATATCTTAACCGGCTTTGATCACCTCTCGTTTGTGATGGGACTTCTCATTTTATCTGTAAGTTTACGTAAACTGCTTTATACAATTTCGGCATTTACCCTTTCCCATTCTATCACTTTGGTATTTGGTATTTTAGGTACAGCAACAATTAACATTGCGTATGTAGAAGCGATGATAGCACTAAGCATCCTCTTCTTGGCAAAAGAGATAATGTTAAAACGTCAAACATTTACAAAGAGGCACTTAGGGATCGTAGCATTTTTATTTGGCCTGATTCACGGTTTCGGGTTCTCATCAAACCTTTCTCAGATCGGCTTGCCCCATAATGAGATCCCCCTTTCACTCTTTTCGTTTAATCTTGGAATAGAGCTTGGGCAAATTATTTTTATTTTGCTTGCTGCATTACTTTTAAAAATAGTGCATAAGTTTATTAGTGAGAAGAGAATAGATATAGCCGTGGCCTATACCATAGGCTCTGTATCTTCCTTTTGGCTCTTAGAGAGAATACCTTTTTAA
- a CDS encoding peptidylprolyl isomerase, translated as MINITKKILYEPLLHFLVLGGLAYYYFDYAKEKESSISKPTLVIANYELKNLQNETQLQAPKLVLAYLTYQKILLEEAYSLGLYRDDPKIDEHLLKKMEYLFKNDIEFQEPSEEQLHQFYQAHLSDYSKVNSLNLYLLRVDQNTEKNVIQKLSTITDLRPFAKKYEQLTPDAIKEKFGSYTALKISTLQEGFWSEVIDNKLFYITNKQVSEPYSFEEVEGIVYEHYKKSFRVLNEQQAYAKIYSKYIIKEQK; from the coding sequence ATGATAAATATAACAAAAAAAATTCTTTATGAACCATTATTGCACTTTTTAGTTTTAGGAGGATTGGCTTATTACTACTTTGATTATGCCAAAGAGAAAGAGTCAAGCATCTCAAAACCAACTCTTGTCATTGCAAACTATGAGCTAAAAAACTTACAAAATGAAACACAGCTACAAGCTCCAAAACTAGTTTTAGCGTATCTTACATATCAAAAAATACTTTTGGAAGAAGCCTATTCCCTAGGACTTTATAGGGATGATCCAAAAATAGATGAACATCTACTAAAAAAAATGGAGTACCTCTTTAAAAATGATATAGAATTTCAAGAACCTTCTGAAGAACAACTTCATCAGTTTTATCAAGCACATCTTAGTGACTACAGCAAAGTGAACTCTTTGAACCTTTATCTCTTAAGAGTTGATCAAAATACAGAAAAAAATGTGATACAGAAACTCTCAACTATAACCGACCTTCGCCCTTTTGCCAAAAAGTATGAGCAACTTACTCCAGATGCAATCAAAGAAAAATTCGGTAGTTATACCGCTCTGAAAATCTCCACATTACAAGAAGGATTTTGGAGTGAAGTGATTGATAACAAACTGTTTTATATAACAAACAAACAGGTATCTGAGCCCTACTCTTTTGAAGAGGTTGAAGGGATTGTATATGAGCACTATAAAAAGAGTTTTAGAGTACTCAACGAACAACAGGCATATGCCAAAATTTATAGCAAATATATTATCAAAGAACAAAAATAG
- the galE gene encoding UDP-glucose 4-epimerase GalE, producing MILVTGGAGYIGSHTCIELDNEGLDFVVFDNLCNSSKESLKRVSQIIGKDVKFIEGDIRNETDLQKIFDLYDIDSVIHFAGLKAVGESIEKPLAYYDNNVIGTIKLCEVMAQNNCKKIVFSSSATVYGDPHTTPITEDFPLSTTNPYGRTKLFIEDILKDLFTSDHEWKVILLRYFNPIGAHKSGLIGEDPNGIPNNLMPYISQTAVGKLEQLSVFGDDYDTHDGTGVRDYIHVVDLAEGHVKAIEKIDSLENVLTVNLGTGKGYSVLDIVKAFEKVSEKKIPYKITARRNGDIAKCFADPSYAKSVLGWEAKRSIDEMCEDSWRWQSKNPNGYKNN from the coding sequence ATGATATTAGTCACCGGCGGAGCGGGATATATAGGTTCACATACATGTATAGAGTTAGATAATGAAGGACTTGATTTTGTAGTATTTGATAATCTTTGTAACTCTTCAAAAGAGAGTTTAAAAAGAGTATCACAAATTATAGGTAAAGATGTGAAGTTTATAGAGGGTGACATCAGAAATGAAACTGACCTGCAAAAAATATTTGATCTTTATGATATAGACTCCGTAATCCATTTTGCAGGACTTAAAGCTGTCGGAGAATCTATTGAGAAACCGTTAGCATACTATGATAATAATGTAATAGGGACTATAAAACTTTGTGAAGTGATGGCGCAAAACAACTGTAAAAAGATTGTTTTTAGCTCTTCGGCAACTGTCTACGGAGATCCTCATACGACACCAATTACAGAAGATTTTCCACTCTCAACTACAAACCCTTATGGAAGAACAAAACTTTTTATAGAGGATATACTTAAAGATCTGTTTACTTCAGATCATGAATGGAAAGTTATACTTCTTCGCTATTTTAATCCTATCGGTGCACATAAATCAGGTTTAATAGGTGAAGATCCAAACGGAATACCAAATAACCTTATGCCTTATATATCACAAACTGCTGTTGGTAAATTGGAGCAATTAAGTGTATTTGGAGATGATTACGACACGCATGACGGTACAGGTGTAAGAGATTATATACATGTTGTCGATTTAGCGGAGGGACACGTAAAAGCGATTGAAAAGATTGATAGTTTAGAGAATGTACTGACGGTTAATCTAGGAACGGGGAAAGGGTATTCTGTTTTAGATATTGTAAAGGCATTTGAAAAAGTATCAGAAAAAAAGATCCCATACAAGATCACAGCAAGACGCAACGGTGATATAGCAAAATGTTTTGCCGATCCTAGTTATGCTAAATCTGTTTTAGGCTGGGAAGCAAAGCGCTCAATTGATGAGATGTGTGAAGATAGTTGGCGATGGCAGTCAAAGAATCCTAACGGATATAAAAACAACTAG
- a CDS encoding HAD-IIB family hydrolase, protein MKNIYITDLDHTFLRTDLSVSDYTKKIWNSYEKDAIISIATARTYKKTMQFLKGVSINAPMILLDGALIATTEKKIVDTKFISKNVADEIIDEGGKLGIYPFVLSLVDQELNEAFTYSTTLNNYQTEILKRYANDDHTQGFKNLRAMDDNFKIVYMADEAILIELEQRIKKIFGDELKYILAPEAYMGCYFLTILHKDADKAHGITSVSEAAGFDLNRLSVFGDNLNDIGMFNLANTSVAVANAHDDVKKMADIVLKHSNDEDGVAKYLEELKNDG, encoded by the coding sequence ATGAAAAATATATATATAACTGACCTTGATCATACATTTTTACGAACAGATTTATCTGTAAGTGATTATACTAAAAAAATATGGAACTCTTATGAAAAAGATGCCATTATCTCGATAGCAACGGCGAGAACTTATAAAAAAACAATGCAGTTTTTAAAGGGTGTAAGCATAAATGCACCGATGATACTTCTTGATGGAGCACTTATAGCAACAACCGAAAAAAAGATAGTAGATACGAAATTTATCTCCAAAAATGTTGCGGATGAGATCATCGATGAAGGTGGTAAGCTTGGAATCTATCCTTTTGTTCTTTCATTGGTCGATCAAGAACTCAATGAAGCGTTTACCTACTCTACTACGCTTAATAACTATCAAACAGAGATATTAAAACGTTATGCTAACGACGACCACACACAAGGTTTTAAAAACTTGCGTGCAATGGATGATAATTTTAAAATTGTTTATATGGCTGATGAAGCGATACTTATTGAACTAGAACAAAGAATAAAGAAGATATTCGGAGATGAATTAAAATATATCTTAGCACCTGAAGCGTATATGGGATGCTATTTTTTAACTATCTTGCATAAAGATGCTGATAAAGCCCACGGTATTACAAGTGTGAGCGAAGCAGCGGGATTTGATCTTAACCGTTTAAGTGTATTTGGGGACAATCTCAACGATATCGGGATGTTTAATCTGGCAAACACTTCTGTGGCAGTTGCAAATGCTCATGACGATGTGAAAAAGATGGCAGATATTGTTTTAAAGCACAGTAACGATGAAGACGGCGTGGCAAAATATCTGGAGGAATTGAAAAATGATGGATAG
- a CDS encoding SDR family oxidoreductase, translating to MKNAIVTGASSGIGYALTKRLLALGYSVIGVSRSIDEALFDNDNFKAIQCDLSDEKQTLQLIEKVKKEEIFILINCAGFGKFAPHEELNSKTITQMTFLNLTAPMLLTNATLRSLKQNKGYLININSIEALRSSKFAGVYSATKAGLKAFSDALFEETRKSELSITNINPDMTESNFYDDLHFNVSDDENSRLLAEDIADALEHILSMRKGAVVSEYTIRSLHFGINKKPKR from the coding sequence ATGAAAAACGCAATAGTCACGGGTGCAAGCAGCGGGATAGGTTATGCACTAACAAAACGGTTGTTAGCATTGGGTTATAGTGTTATCGGTGTTAGCCGAAGTATTGATGAGGCTCTTTTTGACAATGATAATTTTAAAGCTATACAATGTGATTTAAGTGATGAGAAACAAACATTGCAACTTATAGAAAAAGTGAAAAAAGAGGAGATCTTTATACTGATCAATTGTGCAGGGTTTGGAAAGTTTGCCCCACATGAAGAGTTAAATTCTAAAACAATTACACAGATGACTTTTTTAAATCTTACCGCTCCGATGCTCCTTACAAATGCGACTCTTCGATCACTAAAACAAAACAAGGGCTACCTCATCAACATCAACTCTATCGAAGCACTCCGTTCAAGTAAATTTGCCGGCGTATACAGTGCTACGAAAGCTGGGCTCAAAGCATTCAGTGATGCCCTTTTTGAAGAGACGAGAAAATCTGAACTCAGCATCACCAATATCAATCCGGATATGACAGAGAGTAATTTTTATGATGATTTACACTTTAATGTAAGTGATGATGAAAACTCGAGGCTTTTAGCTGAGGATATCGCAGATGCCTTAGAACATATCCTTAGTATGAGAAAAGGGGCAGTTGTTAGTGAATATACTATTAGAAGTTTACACTTTGGGATAAATAAAAAGCCTAAGAGGTAA
- the fliS gene encoding flagellar export chaperone FliS, translating into MYANTAHNIYSENNVSIESSEKLVELMYEGVLRFNMLAKKAMDAGIIEKKVYWINRSIAVIDELVAILNFEGGAVAHYLKGLYNYQITLLLDVNMHNDAKKLEECTNVFKELLEAWRDATHVA; encoded by the coding sequence ATGTACGCAAATACAGCACATAATATTTATTCAGAAAATAATGTATCAATAGAATCATCAGAAAAATTAGTAGAGCTTATGTATGAAGGTGTACTTAGATTTAATATGTTGGCAAAAAAAGCTATGGATGCAGGAATCATTGAAAAAAAGGTATATTGGATTAACCGTTCTATAGCTGTGATAGATGAATTAGTAGCTATCTTAAACTTTGAAGGTGGGGCTGTTGCACACTACTTAAAAGGTTTATACAATTACCAAATTACGCTACTTTTAGATGTGAATATGCACAATGATGCAAAAAAACTTGAAGAGTGTACAAACGTATTTAAAGAGTTGCTTGAAGCATGGAGAGATGCTACACATGTGGCTTAA
- a CDS encoding endo alpha-1,4 polygalactosaminidase codes for MKKHLLLVWIFSALLFGSLQDKSAVVYYGDELSYPMVGIHDYIIVQPNHTNTATHGFSLYKKNIYAYISIGETDTNSSEFSDINSSWIVAKNEAWRSDVLDINNKEYQEFIFTHQIEPLLKQGFKNFFFDTLDSYYFYSKTPEEIQKSQQSLASFILEFHKRYPDSKLIINRGFGIIDNVHNAVNAVLFESYYRGLKGKNLAYQTVDEADRIWLDHNLEKVKKYNLDIIAVDYLFDMKQADELVEKLQAKGFIPYVANKALDIYGKSSKNSVKREILTLIDESRLDRMLQGAHFEGGLIFEYLGYIQKLYDINKGLPNPDKLDHYAGIVIWLEKYYNDPNKLLKWVTEVKKRNIPIVFVNTFGIDVKEDELASLGITIQQTNLPKQSILYKDEMVGFEIEPPMSRNPMLIHVKDAKELLTYQYADKKTSTPAAITSWGGYLQNGAFITSINGEDIWVTNPFKFFAQALRLQKLPVPDPTTENGKRLLFTHIDGDGIMNKVEGDFGEFSGDVILNKILKKYKIPHSVSVIGAEIDPNGLYPKLSEKLIDITKKMFALENVEAASHTFTHPFFWEKIVDDNLSEEYRLKVPEYQFSLERELKTTLDNINEKYSPKNKSKKAETIFWSGDCAPRKNALEYIYKDHILAINGGDTTIVKTHPWLTRVSPFGLKRSEYYQVYTGAQNENVYTNNWLGPFWGFKRVTQTFELTNSPRRLKPIDIYYHLYSGSKRASLEALKYVFNWALKQDVMPIFTSEYIPKVMDMYEVSMAKDENSWLITGMNDLKTIRFEDFDTNVDLNNSKGVVGLSQFENHTYLSLDQRGKHLIELSPKNNNKIYMVSSNGKLTDYKESNTTKSYSFSSYVDLELSMYVDKECSISSTPKARKLLEEENIVTLKYKDTKAVTITLECE; via the coding sequence TTGAAAAAACACCTGCTTCTTGTGTGGATTTTTAGTGCACTTTTATTTGGCTCTTTGCAAGATAAAAGTGCGGTAGTTTATTATGGTGATGAGCTCTCTTATCCGATGGTCGGTATCCATGACTATATTATTGTACAACCCAACCATACAAACACCGCTACACATGGATTTTCTCTTTATAAAAAAAATATTTATGCATATATAAGTATCGGAGAAACTGACACTAACAGTAGTGAGTTTAGTGATATCAATAGTTCTTGGATCGTTGCAAAAAATGAAGCTTGGAGGAGTGATGTTCTCGATATCAACAATAAAGAGTATCAAGAGTTTATCTTTACACATCAAATAGAACCTCTTTTAAAGCAAGGATTTAAAAACTTCTTCTTTGATACTTTAGACTCATACTATTTTTACTCAAAAACACCCGAAGAGATTCAAAAGAGTCAACAATCTTTAGCTAGTTTTATTCTTGAGTTTCATAAAAGATATCCCGACTCAAAACTGATAATCAATCGTGGTTTTGGAATTATAGACAATGTTCATAACGCGGTTAATGCGGTTTTATTTGAATCCTATTATCGAGGCTTAAAAGGGAAAAATTTAGCCTATCAAACAGTAGATGAAGCAGACCGTATATGGCTTGATCATAATCTTGAAAAGGTTAAAAAATATAATCTCGACATTATTGCCGTTGATTATCTCTTTGATATGAAACAAGCTGATGAGCTTGTAGAAAAACTTCAAGCAAAAGGTTTCATCCCTTATGTAGCAAATAAAGCGCTGGATATCTACGGAAAGAGTTCTAAAAACAGTGTTAAAAGAGAGATTCTGACTCTTATAGATGAAAGTAGACTCGATCGAATGCTTCAAGGTGCACATTTTGAGGGTGGACTTATCTTTGAATATCTCGGATATATACAAAAACTTTACGATATCAACAAAGGATTACCAAATCCCGATAAGTTAGATCATTATGCAGGGATAGTTATTTGGCTAGAAAAATACTATAACGATCCAAATAAACTCTTAAAGTGGGTTACAGAGGTAAAGAAACGCAATATTCCTATTGTTTTTGTCAACACCTTTGGTATTGATGTAAAAGAGGATGAACTTGCATCCCTTGGCATTACAATCCAACAGACGAACCTACCAAAACAATCTATCCTTTATAAAGATGAAATGGTTGGTTTTGAGATTGAACCTCCTATGTCTAGAAACCCTATGCTCATTCATGTCAAAGATGCAAAAGAGTTACTTACCTATCAATATGCAGACAAAAAAACATCCACCCCTGCAGCGATCACTTCATGGGGCGGATATCTTCAAAATGGAGCTTTTATTACATCTATTAATGGTGAAGATATATGGGTCACTAACCCTTTTAAATTTTTTGCGCAGGCGTTAAGACTCCAAAAACTGCCAGTGCCAGATCCAACTACCGAAAATGGGAAACGTCTCCTTTTCACGCACATTGACGGTGACGGTATTATGAATAAAGTAGAGGGGGATTTTGGAGAGTTTTCAGGTGATGTTATTCTTAATAAAATTCTAAAAAAATATAAAATTCCCCATTCGGTTTCTGTTATTGGAGCCGAGATAGATCCAAACGGCCTTTATCCAAAGCTCTCAGAAAAACTAATAGATATAACAAAAAAAATGTTTGCACTTGAGAATGTAGAAGCGGCAAGCCATACATTTACACACCCGTTTTTTTGGGAGAAAATAGTTGATGACAATCTAAGTGAGGAGTATAGACTCAAAGTACCAGAGTATCAGTTTTCACTTGAAAGAGAACTCAAAACCACCCTTGATAATATCAATGAAAAATACTCACCGAAAAACAAATCTAAAAAAGCAGAGACTATCTTTTGGAGTGGAGACTGTGCCCCAAGAAAAAATGCTTTAGAGTATATCTACAAAGATCATATTTTGGCAATCAACGGTGGTGATACCACTATTGTAAAAACCCATCCCTGGCTTACACGTGTCTCCCCTTTTGGATTAAAACGTTCAGAGTACTACCAAGTCTATACAGGTGCACAAAATGAAAATGTATATACAAACAACTGGCTTGGACCGTTTTGGGGATTTAAACGCGTAACACAAACTTTTGAACTGACAAACTCACCCAGACGTCTAAAACCTATAGATATCTATTATCACCTATACTCAGGTTCTAAACGTGCATCGTTAGAGGCGTTGAAATATGTATTTAACTGGGCTCTCAAACAAGATGTCATGCCAATCTTTACCTCTGAATATATCCCCAAAGTTATGGATATGTATGAGGTCTCTATGGCAAAAGATGAAAATAGTTGGCTCATTACAGGAATGAATGACCTAAAAACCATCAGATTTGAGGATTTTGATACAAATGTAGACCTTAATAACTCAAAAGGTGTCGTAGGTCTTAGCCAATTTGAAAACCATACCTATTTGAGTCTCGATCAAAGAGGAAAACATCTTATAGAGCTCTCTCCTAAAAACAACAATAAAATCTATATGGTTTCAAGTAATGGAAAACTTACTGATTATAAAGAGAGTAATACAACCAAGAGTTATAGTTTTAGCTCTTATGTAGATCTTGAATTGAGTATGTATGTTGATAAAGAGTGTAGTATATCTTCCACTCCAAAGGCACGCAAGCTCTTAGAGGAAGAGAATATTGTTACACTCAAATATAAAGATACAAAAGCGGTAACAATAACACTAGAGTGTGAATAA
- a CDS encoding sugar MFS transporter, with protein sequence MMDRSATILSMSIIAVLFFIFGFVTWLNGSLIPFLKVLCDLNEFEALFVTFAFYISYTVMAYPMSYLLELTGYKKGMSLGLFVMAVGSLLFIPAAFMREFGIFLLALFVLGTGLTILQSASNPYIVLLGPIESAARRISIMGLINKSAGVLAPIVFTALILSDIPVLEELQESNLDLLSQTLVTPYLVMASILLALILFVHFSPLKDVEYEEDDTYDHVSIFRFPHVILGAIALFFYVGIEVMAGDTIGLYAQSLGVKDVTILTSYTMACMVLAYFIGILAIPKLLSQKSALALSSLLGIVFVFLIVFTPKESHIFMETIPDTVLFVALLGLSNALVWPTIWPLVLEGLGRHTPKASALLIMSIAGGALLPLLFGRISLYTNDMQMSYLLGIVSYLFILFYALKGHRIGKD encoded by the coding sequence ATGATGGATAGAAGTGCAACAATTCTCTCTATGAGTATCATAGCGGTTTTATTTTTTATATTTGGGTTTGTGACGTGGCTAAACGGTTCATTAATCCCGTTTTTAAAAGTGTTATGTGATCTCAATGAGTTTGAAGCATTGTTTGTCACTTTTGCATTTTATATCTCTTATACGGTTATGGCATATCCGATGTCGTATCTTTTGGAACTCACCGGATATAAAAAGGGGATGAGTTTAGGTTTATTTGTGATGGCGGTTGGAAGTCTGCTTTTTATTCCTGCTGCTTTTATGAGAGAGTTTGGGATCTTTTTACTTGCTCTTTTTGTTTTGGGGACAGGGCTTACAATTTTACAGAGTGCTTCAAATCCTTATATCGTTTTACTCGGACCTATTGAGAGTGCGGCGCGTCGTATCAGTATTATGGGGCTTATAAATAAATCTGCAGGAGTTCTCGCACCTATTGTATTTACTGCATTAATTTTATCGGATATTCCGGTACTTGAAGAGTTGCAAGAGAGTAATTTGGATCTGTTATCGCAGACATTAGTTACACCTTATCTTGTTATGGCCTCTATTTTATTGGCACTGATTTTATTTGTACATTTCTCCCCTTTAAAAGATGTTGAATATGAGGAAGATGATACTTACGATCATGTAAGTATTTTTAGATTCCCCCATGTAATTTTAGGTGCAATCGCACTGTTCTTTTATGTAGGTATTGAAGTGATGGCAGGGGATACCATCGGGTTATACGCTCAAAGTCTAGGGGTAAAAGATGTCACTATTCTTACCTCTTACACAATGGCATGTATGGTGTTGGCATATTTTATCGGTATCCTTGCAATCCCAAAACTTTTATCACAAAAAAGCGCACTTGCACTCTCATCACTTCTAGGGATAGTGTTTGTCTTTTTGATTGTTTTTACTCCAAAAGAGAGCCATATATTTATGGAAACAATCCCTGATACTGTATTGTTTGTAGCACTGCTTGGTCTTTCAAACGCTTTGGTATGGCCGACCATCTGGCCTTTGGTACTAGAGGGATTAGGGCGACATACTCCTAAAGCGAGTGCACTTCTAATTATGTCGATTGCAGGGGGAGCTTTACTGCCGCTTCTTTTTGGGCGTATCTCACTCTATACAAACGATATGCAGATGAGTTACCTCTTAGGGATTGTAAGTTATCTTTTTATCCTATTTTACGCACTTAAAGGGCATAGAATAGGGAAAGATTAA